In a genomic window of Nitrospira sp. ND1:
- a CDS encoding SHOCT domain-containing protein gives MNGMMGGNMETWLLLKMVASFLFILALVLVIAWGVQWAVRGGLGRTEDAALEILKKRYARGELSKEEFEEKKRDIA, from the coding sequence ATGAATGGCATGATGGGTGGCAACATGGAGACGTGGCTTCTGTTGAAGATGGTCGCCTCGTTTCTTTTCATCCTGGCGCTGGTGCTGGTCATCGCTTGGGGGGTCCAGTGGGCGGTGAGGGGTGGGCTTGGCAGAACGGAGGACGCGGCCCTTGAAATTCTTAAGAAGCGGTACGCCAGGGGCGAACTCAGCAAGGAAGAGTTTGAGGAAAAGAAACGTGACATCGCGTAG